Proteins encoded by one window of Nitrincola iocasae:
- a CDS encoding GPO family capsid scaffolding protein, giving the protein MAKKALKSKWFRIGVEGDTSDGREIDAKWLEEAAKTYNPAKYGARVNCEHIVGLSPDSPFGALGDVLELKTESIEVDGEQKLALYARVAPNEDGLALSNKSKKLYPSMELDLDFAKSGQAYLVGLGMTDKPSSLSTEMMKFAAGANVNPFKDKKQRPENLFSAAVHGVELEFEDSNSIFDKVKAMFSKSEEAQSEQHSDVTAAIEEIAKVVANLQEQFSTLKPDGGDYTEQLEKLSTDLKQAQEKIDNLETTLDKTPNFTQRPPASGGKGELVTDC; this is encoded by the coding sequence ATGGCCAAGAAGGCTCTGAAAAGCAAATGGTTCCGAATTGGCGTCGAAGGCGACACATCGGACGGTCGAGAGATCGATGCAAAGTGGCTCGAAGAGGCCGCTAAGACCTACAATCCAGCCAAGTACGGTGCCCGCGTTAACTGTGAACACATCGTTGGTCTCTCTCCGGATAGTCCCTTCGGTGCGCTGGGCGATGTACTTGAGCTAAAAACCGAGAGCATTGAAGTTGATGGTGAACAGAAATTGGCCCTTTATGCCCGTGTTGCACCAAACGAGGACGGCCTGGCTCTGAGCAATAAAAGCAAGAAGCTGTATCCATCCATGGAACTGGATTTGGACTTTGCCAAGTCTGGTCAGGCCTATCTTGTTGGCCTTGGTATGACAGATAAACCATCCTCACTAAGCACCGAGATGATGAAATTTGCCGCCGGTGCCAATGTAAATCCGTTTAAGGACAAAAAGCAGCGTCCAGAAAACCTATTCTCTGCTGCAGTACATGGCGTTGAACTGGAATTTGAAGACAGCAATTCCATCTTTGATAAGGTGAAAGCGATGTTCAGTAAGTCTGAAGAGGCACAGTCTGAACAGCATAGTGATGTCACCGCTGCCATCGAAGAGATTGCTAAAGTCGTTGCTAACCTCCAGGAGCAGTTCTCCACCCTGAAACCTGATGGTGGGGATTACACTGAGCAGCTGGAAAAACTCAGCACCGATCTAAAGCAAGCCCAGGAAAAGATTGACAACCTGGAAACCACCCTCGACAAAACCCCAAATTTCACACAACGCCCGCCTGCTTCAGGTGGCAAAGGAGAGCTGGTAACCGACTGCTAA
- a CDS encoding phage tail protein, whose product MRKPAELREWLLASVRDLKNNPEKLQIFIDAGNLQARLQDSLHFEYQYTLNLIVTDFAADTDYLMVPLLAWVKVEQPEMEPDAIQFEADIIDHKKIDLSITLPLTERVLVTQNEGGNYTTTHAPEPVPEWNLPDPEALQELNPND is encoded by the coding sequence GTGCGAAAACCCGCTGAACTGCGTGAATGGCTACTGGCCAGCGTGCGTGACCTGAAAAACAACCCTGAGAAGCTGCAGATCTTCATCGATGCTGGCAACCTGCAGGCCCGACTGCAAGACAGCCTGCACTTTGAATACCAATACACCCTGAATCTGATCGTCACAGACTTCGCAGCCGATACCGACTATCTCATGGTGCCACTGTTAGCCTGGGTTAAAGTTGAGCAGCCTGAGATGGAACCAGATGCAATCCAGTTTGAAGCCGATATCATCGACCACAAGAAAATCGATCTCAGCATCACCCTACCCCTAACCGAGCGAGTACTGGTAACTCAGAATGAGGGTGGCAACTACACCACCACCCACGCCCCTGAGCCGGTACCGGAATGGAACCTGCCAGATCCGGAAGCACTGCAAGAGCTAAACCCAAATGACTGA
- a CDS encoding phage virion morphogenesis protein encodes MTDLNHVERWAGVLIEKLAPAERKKLARSLATDLRRSTRERITAQRNPDGSAYAPRRGQAKTGRVRRKAMFQKLRTTKYLKSKYNAKGVSVGFFDRIAKLARVHQFGLRDRIARRGPQVKYERRELLGFSTQDVNLINDGLIEHLTR; translated from the coding sequence ATGACTGATCTGAATCATGTCGAACGCTGGGCCGGTGTACTCATCGAAAAGCTGGCCCCGGCAGAACGTAAGAAGCTCGCCCGATCACTGGCAACTGACCTGCGCCGTTCTACCCGAGAACGTATCACCGCACAACGTAATCCAGATGGCAGCGCCTATGCACCCAGACGAGGGCAGGCCAAGACTGGGCGTGTACGCCGCAAAGCCATGTTCCAAAAACTACGCACCACCAAATACCTCAAATCAAAATACAACGCCAAAGGCGTCAGCGTGGGCTTTTTTGATCGAATAGCTAAATTGGCCCGCGTTCATCAGTTTGGTCTACGCGATCGGATTGCCCGGCGGGGCCCACAAGTAAAATACGAACGCCGTGAACTACTCGGATTCAGTACGCAGGATGTAAACTTGATTAATGACGGTCTGATCGAACACCTAACGAGGTAA
- the lysC gene encoding Rz1-like lysis system protein LysC (LysC is an Rz1-like component of a phage lytic system, substantially overlapping although not fully embedded in the gene for the Rz-like LysB component.), with product MNSIASGLIILCLISLAGCSSGQRLPEPVIITSGSCPEVKVCTLRAAKPAQNNDLEADLERAIEDWALCAAQIDELLICQENDRAKTR from the coding sequence ATGAACAGTATCGCCAGTGGGCTGATAATCCTCTGCCTGATATCACTCGCAGGCTGCAGCAGCGGCCAACGTTTACCGGAGCCGGTGATTATTACCAGTGGCTCCTGTCCCGAGGTGAAAGTCTGCACACTGAGGGCAGCCAAGCCAGCACAGAACAATGACCTGGAAGCCGACCTGGAACGAGCCATAGAAGACTGGGCACTGTGTGCAGCTCAGATCGATGAACTGTTGATATGCCAGGAGAACGACCGTGCGAAAACCCGCTGA
- the gpM gene encoding phage terminase small subunit — MISPAKRHMMRVKAAEEAAKAAESKVRPDASQYELMLAKLYEDKRRLKGIESMKTRAAMKREMLPDYDPYITGVLESDAGVQDDVLTTIMLWCIDAGEYSQALALADYAMHHNLTMADSFSRSLHCLLAEQFAEAVLISNEAVPEAVLRQVGDMTFGRDMPDQVKAKLHKAIGTVLSESDPAEAIEQLKAALSLDDKSGVKTKITQLEKQLKKNKSDSEGEQA, encoded by the coding sequence ATGATTTCACCCGCCAAACGTCACATGATGCGAGTCAAGGCTGCTGAAGAAGCAGCCAAAGCGGCTGAGTCAAAGGTGCGGCCAGATGCCAGCCAGTACGAATTGATGCTGGCCAAGCTTTACGAAGACAAGCGCCGTCTGAAGGGTATCGAGTCGATGAAGACCCGTGCCGCCATGAAGCGCGAGATGCTGCCCGATTACGATCCTTATATCACCGGCGTTCTGGAATCTGATGCGGGTGTCCAGGATGACGTACTTACAACCATCATGCTTTGGTGTATCGATGCAGGCGAGTATTCACAGGCACTGGCTCTGGCTGACTACGCCATGCACCACAACCTAACCATGGCCGATTCATTCAGCCGTTCGCTGCACTGTCTGCTGGCCGAGCAGTTCGCTGAGGCCGTACTGATCAGCAATGAAGCGGTACCAGAAGCCGTACTACGCCAAGTCGGTGATATGACCTTCGGGCGTGACATGCCAGACCAGGTAAAAGCCAAACTGCATAAAGCTATCGGCACCGTACTGAGTGAATCAGATCCAGCCGAAGCCATTGAGCAGCTAAAGGCCGCACTGAGCCTGGATGACAAAAGCGGCGTTAAAACCAAAATCACCCAGCTTGAAAAACAGCTCAAAAAGAACAAGTCCGACTCCGAAGGGGAGCAGGCTTAA
- a CDS encoding N-acetylmuramidase domain-containing protein codes for MELNDAQHWKIGDEGPVIRIIQTHLRTQDYMIAVDGDFGPETDRAVREFQQAHRLIVDGIVGEKTYEALLGRATDHFLGDDDITHAAELLGVDPAAVYAVKEIESRGNGFLPGGRVAILYERHIMRRRLLANGFNRKEVINLSTRYPVLVNQKTGGYRGLNAEHFRLKNAQQIHSPSALESCSWGLFQIMGFHWQNLGFDSVEDFVALQRTSEANQLGTFVRFIQADPPLWEALKAQDWAAFARRYNGPGYKKNHYDTRLAEAYARHQERAV; via the coding sequence ATGGAACTGAATGACGCACAACACTGGAAGATTGGTGATGAAGGACCGGTGATTCGGATTATCCAAACCCACCTTCGCACCCAAGATTATATGATAGCGGTAGATGGTGACTTTGGCCCTGAAACCGACCGAGCTGTAAGGGAGTTTCAACAGGCACACCGATTGATAGTGGACGGCATCGTGGGCGAAAAAACCTACGAGGCATTGCTGGGTAGAGCAACTGACCACTTTCTTGGGGATGATGACATTACCCATGCAGCAGAGCTATTGGGTGTTGATCCGGCAGCAGTATATGCTGTGAAAGAGATAGAGAGCCGTGGTAATGGTTTTTTACCCGGTGGCCGTGTCGCCATACTCTATGAACGCCACATTATGCGCCGACGTCTGTTAGCTAACGGCTTTAATCGAAAAGAAGTCATCAACCTTTCTACTCGCTATCCAGTCCTGGTGAATCAGAAGACAGGCGGCTACCGAGGATTGAATGCCGAGCATTTCCGCCTCAAAAATGCACAGCAGATCCATTCACCAAGTGCCTTGGAGTCCTGCAGCTGGGGACTATTCCAGATAATGGGCTTCCACTGGCAGAACCTGGGCTTTGATAGCGTTGAAGACTTTGTCGCCCTGCAGCGCACCAGCGAAGCCAATCAGCTTGGAACCTTCGTTCGATTCATCCAGGCAGATCCGCCACTCTGGGAAGCATTGAAAGCCCAGGACTGGGCAGCGTTCGCCCGCCGCTACAATGGCCCAGGCTACAAGAAAAACCACTACGACACCCGCCTTGCTGAAGCCTATGCCCGACATCAGGAGCGTGCCGTGTGA
- a CDS encoding Com family DNA-binding transcriptional regulator, translating to MQKLIRCNNCNKLLAKGIFQKIEIKCPRCKRLIQYERATSSIPQGAKNEQTHRALDRRQT from the coding sequence ATGCAAAAGTTAATAAGATGTAATAATTGCAACAAGCTGTTAGCAAAAGGTATTTTCCAAAAAATTGAAATTAAGTGTCCCCGCTGCAAACGGTTGATACAGTACGAGAGGGCCACGAGCTCCATTCCACAAGGAGCTAAAAATGAGCAAACCCATCGTGCCCTGGATAGGCGGCAAACGTAA
- a CDS encoding head completion/stabilization protein: protein MTGFVANTPSLEEPDILNSAFWPEISLTDCRAVMRIGSEITPERLREALINGIIDANSDLAAWRFQQEQAGHPELSAVPAEQVDNISIKVTLYRRAVYNFAKAELTERYRDYDSTLQGGDRADNLDPTIDQYRRQAILAIRQISGRQRTTVELI from the coding sequence ATGACCGGATTCGTCGCCAACACACCCAGCCTCGAAGAGCCCGACATCTTAAACAGCGCCTTCTGGCCAGAAATCTCCCTGACCGACTGCCGTGCAGTAATGCGGATCGGTTCTGAGATCACCCCCGAGCGCCTGCGCGAAGCCCTGATCAACGGAATCATCGATGCCAATTCAGATCTGGCAGCCTGGCGATTCCAACAGGAACAGGCAGGCCACCCCGAGTTATCAGCGGTACCAGCCGAGCAGGTCGACAACATCAGCATCAAAGTCACCCTATACCGCCGTGCTGTTTACAACTTTGCCAAAGCTGAGTTGACCGAACGCTACCGCGATTATGACAGCACCCTGCAGGGTGGTGATCGTGCTGACAATCTGGACCCGACAATTGACCAATACCGCCGTCAGGCCATTCTGGCTATTCGCCAGATCAGTGGCCGACAGCGTACCACCGTGGAGCTTATCTGA
- a CDS encoding tail protein X — MGTLVRAQQGDTVDLICWRHYGRTGRVTEQVYEANPGLCELGPVIPHGHPITLPALADSKPVAKTLQLWD; from the coding sequence ATGGGCACCCTGGTGCGAGCACAGCAAGGCGACACAGTGGATCTGATCTGCTGGCGTCACTACGGCCGCACCGGTCGTGTCACCGAGCAGGTATATGAAGCCAATCCGGGACTGTGTGAGCTCGGACCCGTCATTCCCCACGGCCACCCAATCACATTACCTGCGCTGGCAGACAGCAAACCCGTCGCCAAAACGCTGCAACTCTGGGATTAA
- a CDS encoding putative holin, whose product MAEPSTTTAITVATGSVGLAAIIPGIDGNALIGAFAGATLFVMSAKELHHWMRAIYLLISLTMGYIAAPEIINLTFIKESGVAGFVGGVFCISVTLPLVRQVEDMNLINLIRGLRK is encoded by the coding sequence ATGGCAGAGCCCAGCACTACAACCGCAATCACCGTTGCCACCGGAAGCGTCGGACTCGCTGCGATCATACCTGGCATCGACGGCAACGCTCTGATCGGCGCCTTCGCCGGTGCCACCCTATTCGTTATGTCAGCAAAAGAACTGCACCACTGGATGCGTGCTATCTATCTGCTGATCAGCCTAACGATGGGCTACATTGCCGCACCTGAAATTATCAACCTGACCTTCATCAAGGAAAGCGGTGTGGCAGGTTTCGTCGGTGGGGTGTTCTGCATATCTGTCACCCTTCCCCTTGTCCGGCAAGTGGAAGACATGAACCTGATCAACCTGATTCGGGGGCTACGCAAATGA
- a CDS encoding phage holin family protein, whose protein sequence is MNLLDLIVFVCSAATCMRLLFYRRGAARFKRHISLLAWLVIVVTGSVALCIVTGKISSDQIHPIGILMLGALTFATWYAHGNIAQLLRMARGHQWN, encoded by the coding sequence ATGAATCTACTCGACCTGATCGTATTCGTCTGCAGCGCCGCAACCTGCATGCGCTTGCTCTTTTATCGCCGTGGTGCAGCCCGATTCAAACGGCACATATCACTGCTCGCCTGGTTAGTTATTGTAGTGACCGGTTCAGTGGCACTGTGCATTGTCACCGGCAAGATCAGCAGCGATCAAATTCACCCGATCGGGATCCTGATGCTGGGTGCTCTGACATTTGCAACATGGTACGCACACGGCAACATCGCTCAACTGTTACGAATGGCCAGGGGGCACCAATGGAACTGA
- a CDS encoding phage major capsid protein, P2 family, with translation MRNETREKFNAYIGRQAQLNGIPDATVKFNATPSIQQTLETKMQESSAFLTSINMVPVQDQQGEKVGVGVSTTIASNTDTTSQDRQTQDPHETDATGYHCRQNNFDTHIRYATLDMWAKFQDFQIRIRDAILKRQALDRMMIGFNGTSYAATSNRATNPLLQDVNIGWLQKYRAHAAARVMTEGAAAGVIAAYAGGDYEHLDALVYDARSSLLEPWYQEDPELVAILGRDLLHDKYFPIVNQNHAPTETLAADMVISQKRVGGLPAVSVPFFPADKIMITPLSNLSLYFQEGARRRHIMDNPKRDRIENYESSNDDYVVEDYGRGCLIENIVTVNPAP, from the coding sequence ATGCGTAACGAAACCCGTGAAAAATTCAATGCCTACATTGGCCGCCAGGCACAGTTGAACGGCATCCCTGATGCCACTGTTAAATTCAATGCCACACCGAGTATCCAGCAGACGCTGGAAACCAAAATGCAGGAATCATCTGCCTTTCTGACCAGCATCAACATGGTGCCTGTACAAGATCAGCAGGGTGAAAAAGTAGGTGTTGGTGTGAGCACCACCATTGCCAGCAACACTGATACCACTAGCCAGGATCGTCAGACTCAGGATCCACACGAGACTGATGCAACGGGCTATCACTGCCGCCAGAACAACTTCGATACACATATCCGTTATGCCACCCTGGATATGTGGGCCAAGTTCCAGGACTTCCAGATCCGTATCCGCGATGCGATCCTGAAACGCCAGGCACTGGACCGTATGATGATCGGTTTCAATGGTACCAGCTATGCCGCCACTTCAAACCGCGCCACCAATCCATTACTACAGGACGTGAACATCGGTTGGTTGCAGAAGTACCGGGCCCATGCTGCCGCCCGTGTGATGACTGAAGGTGCCGCTGCAGGTGTAATTGCCGCCTATGCCGGTGGTGACTATGAGCATCTGGACGCACTGGTTTACGATGCACGCAGCAGCCTGCTGGAACCCTGGTATCAGGAAGATCCAGAGCTGGTAGCAATTCTTGGCCGTGATCTGTTGCACGACAAATACTTCCCGATCGTCAACCAGAACCATGCGCCAACCGAAACGCTGGCTGCAGACATGGTGATCAGTCAGAAGCGTGTAGGCGGTCTGCCTGCAGTGTCTGTACCGTTTTTCCCAGCCGACAAGATCATGATCACCCCCCTGAGCAATCTGTCTTTGTACTTCCAGGAAGGCGCACGCCGTCGTCACATCATGGACAACCCGAAACGCGACCGCATCGAAAATTACGAGTCATCCAACGACGACTACGTGGTCGAAGATTACGGCCGTGGCTGCCTGATTGAAAACATTGTCACTGTAAATCCTGCCCCTTAA
- a CDS encoding DNA adenine methylase: protein MSKPIVPWIGGKRKLAKHLIPLFPEHRSYCEPFAGAAALFFLKDPSKAEVLNDLNGDIVNLYRIVKHHLEELYRQFKWTLCSRQNWEQLSNTPVETLTDVQRAARFLYLQKLAFGGKVTGQTFGVDASRAARFNILNIEQTLADAHYRLMNTTIEHLDWHSCMQRYDREDALFYCDPPYWQTEGYGIDFPFNEYEKLADQARTCKGKVIISLNDHPDIRVVMDGLNITAVDYGYSLAQKSTRKATELIICNF, encoded by the coding sequence ATGAGCAAACCCATCGTGCCCTGGATAGGCGGCAAACGTAAACTTGCCAAGCATCTGATCCCCCTGTTTCCCGAACACCGTAGCTACTGCGAACCCTTCGCAGGGGCTGCGGCTCTGTTCTTTCTGAAGGATCCATCCAAGGCTGAAGTACTCAATGACTTGAATGGCGATATCGTCAATCTATACCGCATTGTGAAGCACCATCTGGAAGAACTTTACCGACAGTTTAAATGGACACTCTGCAGCCGCCAAAACTGGGAGCAGTTATCCAACACCCCGGTTGAAACCCTGACAGATGTACAACGTGCCGCTCGGTTTTTGTACCTGCAAAAGCTCGCATTTGGCGGCAAAGTGACAGGGCAGACATTTGGTGTCGATGCCAGCCGCGCCGCACGATTCAACATACTCAACATCGAACAAACACTGGCCGATGCCCACTACCGCTTGATGAACACCACCATTGAGCACCTCGATTGGCATAGCTGTATGCAACGATACGATCGGGAAGATGCATTATTCTATTGTGACCCACCCTATTGGCAAACAGAGGGCTACGGTATCGACTTCCCATTCAATGAATATGAAAAGCTAGCGGACCAGGCTAGAACCTGCAAAGGCAAGGTAATCATCAGCCTGAACGACCACCCTGATATCAGGGTGGTCATGGATGGTTTAAACATAACAGCGGTCGACTATGGCTACTCTCTGGCACAAAAAAGCACCCGCAAAGCCACCGAACTGATCATCTGTAATTTCTAA